In Candidatus Eisenbacteria bacterium, the genomic window GGGAAACCTGATCGAACGCATGCGGGGTTTCAAGTCGCGACTCTAGCCTGTCAGTCACTCGTCACGACGTATGGATCGCGGCGAAGCCCGAGGTCGCATGTGTCGCACTCGGCGACAGATCAGCGAAACGTGTCGCACGAATCGCGATTTCGCGACACGTTAGCGCCGAGAATCAGCCCCGTCCAATTCTGCAACGCCACGCGCCCTCATCTATACGCGTTGCCGCCTCGACTGTCTGACGGACTGTCGGAGGCACTACCGCATCGGTAGCTAAGCTAGTTAAGGATTCTTTCTTTCGCGTCGCCGCTATTAAAGCTTCGCCCCTCCCCCTGCATCACCATCCCGGTCGGCGCGATCGCCGCCAGAGAGAGCGCCCCGAGCATCAGCAAGCTCGAGTTGAAAACCAGCCACGCCCACTGCATGGCCGCGACTAACGCCTCGTTTGCCTCGACGCACTCTGAAGCGCGCGATTCCGCTCGACCAGGTCGAACGCCTCCGCGTCGAACGCGCCGCCCACCCACTCGGTGAGCTCGCGATGCTCCGGGTGCATCGGGTGCGCGAGCGCCGTGAGCAGGTGCTCGTATCCGGCCGCCCCGCCGCAGTCCTCCGGCGGGCAGGCGCGCGCGCCATCCGTCAAGCGCGGGTAGAAGGCGTCCCGTTCGGATCCGAGCACCTGCTCGAGTACCACCTCGTGCCGCCAGCAATCACCGAAATCGTACTCGTACTCGAGCCGGTCGCCGGGCTCGCTGAGCAGCTCGCCGATCGAGACCTTGTTCTCGTTCTCGACCTTCGGGAACTCAGGGTCGACGCGGCCGAACCGCCTGCCATTGGCGACGAACTGGTGCAGGTGACTGTCGCTCCAGCCCATCGCCCGCTGCAGCGTGTCGTGCAGCTCGGCGAGCGTCACGCTGCTTCGCACGCGAATGCGTCGCCAGATCGGCGGATCAATGTCGCGCAGCGTGACCTTGAGCTCGCAGATCCGCATGACCGCGGCCATGAGCGCGGCCACGCGGGCTTCGGAGGCACGCGGGCGACCGGGTTCGACCGCGATGCCCAGCGCGTGCTTTGCCTCGGTGTCCGGAAAGCTGTAGCGGAGCGGCGAGACCGGCGTGCCGTTGAGCATCATCGCCAGCTCGAGATGGCTCATGTCTTCGTGAACCGATCCACGCGTTTCCAGTTGAAAGATGAAGTCGTTCATCGTGCCGAGCACACTGCGGCTCGCCGTCTTGGCGAACGCAACCTGCGCCATCGCCCCGCGCTCTTGCGCGATCACCTCGGGCGATGCGCCGAGTGCCGTGAGCACCTCGGCAATCGCGTCGGGAATCCGCTTCGCGAGCGTCGAGAGTTCCCGCGCGGGAAGGATCGCCGTCAGCCGCGTCGACTCGTTGACGAGCATCACGAGGTGCGCGGGCCGCACCACGAGAATCGTGGCGTACCAGTCGCCGAGACGCGTAGTGGAGGACGCGGGTTGCGGCTCGGGCCGGGCCTTGAGTCGGGTGAGCAACTTGGCGGTGCAGCGCAGGGTGAGCATGGAGCGAACCTGACTACGACGCCAGCTTCCACACCTGATTCCGCGACTCCAGATCGAGCCGAGTGATGGACGCTCGTTTGGTCCCGGAACCTTCCACGTGGCGGGCGAAGTCCGCTCCCGACCACCCAAGACTCTTTCGCAGGAAGCGGATCTCGTCACCAGTGAAACGAGTCGCCTTGTCGATCAGGATGCGGGCAATGAGCCGGTGCAGCCCTTCGATCTGCGGGATCGAAATCTCGTAGTTGGCGCACTTGGAACAGCGACTCACCTCAACGCCGACCAGGGTGACGTACTTCAGGCCGCACTCGTCATAGCGGTAGTTCTCTTTTCGGGTCTTCACGGTAGTGCCGCATTCGGCACACTTCATGGGCTCGCTCCCTTCTCTCAGCGCTGGCTCAGCCTACCTCACCAGCACCACCCGACACGTCTCCACTCGCCCGAAGGCGCTCAGCTTGCACAGGTAGCTCCCCGGCGCCGCCGCTCGCCCGCTGCCCGTCGCCCCGTCCCACACCACGTCCTTCCACCCCTGCTCCATCGCGCGATCCACCAGCGTCGCCACGCGACGACCGGCCGCGTCGAAGATCTCCAGGCGAACCTGCTCCGCGCGCGGCAGGTAGAACTGGATCGACACCGAGCCTCGGAACGGATTCGGCCACGCTTTGCTGAGCGTGCGCGCGATCGGCGGCAGCAGCTCGTTGACCGAAGTGCTGGCCGGCAGCGGCCAGCCTTCGGCGTCGAACAGTTCCGCCGGGAACGCCTGCGGGCTGTCCTGATCGGCCGCCGCCCACACGCTGTCCATCACTGCGACCGCCGCGGTCATGCCCGGGTCGCTGTTGATCCACGCGACGAGCGAGTTGAAGTCCATGGTGCCGGCGGGTCGTGCGGGCGGCGGCCCTGCGGCCACCATGCCTTGCGCGAGAGGCGGGAGCTGATAGACCGTGCAGCCCGACTGCAGACACTGCCACGCCTTGATCGTGTGCCGCGGCGCGAGGCCGGTGTCCTTGTACGAGCCGCCACTCGCACCGTTCTGACCGGACGCGATCTCGTAGTAGGTGCCGATCAGGCCGAACGGGAAGATGCGATTGACCACCTTCTGCGACTGCGCGGTGTTCGCGTGGTCTTTGTTGAGCGCCGCGTGCGTCACCGAACCCGACGGTGTGGGGAGGCGTTCGAAGCCGGTCTGAACCCCGGCGACTTCCACTCCGCCCACGTCGGCTGAGCCGGTGCCCCAGTTGTCTTCGCCGTTCCACAGCGGCGCGCTGTCGATGTGACCGCCGATGCGGATCAGGTCGTGATTCAGTTCGACCCAGGTCGAGTGCGAGTAGAAATCCTGGATCGCGTGCAGCGCCACGCCGAAGTAGATGAACGCCAGCCCCAGCTCGCGCCGCCCGGCATCGGTGGTGGGCGGCGTCGCAATGCTGAGCCCATCGCGCGCGATCTGCATGAAGATCTCGACGTGCGACATGCCTTCGAGCAACTGGTTGTTGTCGTAGTGGAACTGACTGAAGTAGATCACCGTGCTCGGAGTGGGATCGCAGTAGAAGACGATCTCGGGGCAGTAGCAGCCCGACACGCACTGATTGATGTCGGGCCGCCGCACCCCCTGCTTGATGAGCGCCAGCGTGTTGCCGGTCACTCCCTGCCGGGCCAGCACTTCCCCGGTCATGTTCGAGTGGCGGAACACCTGGAACGCGTGGGCGGGGGTGGCCGCGATTGTCGCGAGGAACAGTGCGACGATTGCGAGGATCGAACCAGCTCTCTTCGAAGCGCTACCGATGAAGGGGGAGTTCATGGCGCCATCCGTGTGAGAGGGAGAACCGCGCGGCCGCGGTGGGGTGCTCGTGCGACGTGCGGCATCGTAACGCTGCTCCTACCGCAGCACACTAACGCTCGCGACGCGCACTTGACCGCCCTGCCTCAGTTGCACGCAATAGATGCCCGGCCGCAGCCGCAGTCCCTGGCCGAGCGTGACGTGGTGCGAGCCCGCGGCCAGCGAACCGAGCTCGCGTGAGGCGACCCGCCGGCCCGCCGCGTCGATCAGATCCAACGTCGCGATCCCGGTGCCGTCGAGCGTCAAGTCGACGCCGAACGACGAACCACGCACAGGATTCGGCCGCACGGGCAACAGCGCCAACTGCGATGCGCCACGTGGCGCGACCGCGACCGCGTCGCCAATCTGCCCATCGCCATGAACCCGTTGCGCGTACACGTCGCCACTGACGCCTCGCGCGTCTCGCCATACCGCGATCGCCCCGCCCGCTCCGTCGGATGCGATGGCGGGAAACGTCTGAGCGCCCGACGCGAGGCACACGGTGAGGCCCTTCGCGGGCCAGGCTGGATCGAGGGTCCCGTCGGATCGGACGTGATGCGCGTAGATGTTCGAGTTGCCAGCGACGCGATTGTCCACCCACGTGACGATCGCTCCGCCGGCGCCGTCTGTGGTCATCCGCGAATTCAGCTGGTTTCCGCCCGCGGTACAGAGCGCGACATTCACGGTGGGGTCGGTGGGCCAGGCGGCGGCCGCGAGACGCGACGAGAGAACCGATGCGGCAAGGAACAGGAATGCAGAAGGCAGGAGCAGAACTTTGCGGTGCATGGGCGGCCTCTCGTGGAATGCGGGACTTGATCTTACGAAGCAGCCCGTCCAGGTCCTAACCGATTCTGACATTCGCCGGGATCTGCTCTGCGCGCATGGACGCGGCGGCCCACGCACCGCGATGCCGTAGGATGCCCGAGGATCGGATTCCTTCGCCGTCGAACCGTTTCACATCCGTTGTTCCGACTCCTGGAGAGCCCGCTTCATGAGCACACCCAGATCCGCCGTGATCACTGGCGCCGCGCAGGGAATTGGGCGCACCACCGCCGAGGCGTTCGCGCGGGCCGGCTGGCGCGTGGCGCTCATCGATCTGCGCGAGCCCCAGGCGACGCTCGAGTCGCTGCACTCACTCGGCGCCGAAACCTTCGCTCGCGCCGGTGACATCACGGACGAGCGCGTGGTCGACGCGTTCGCGAGAGAGACGCACGAGCGCTTTGGCGGAGCCGAGGCACTCGTCAACAACGCGGGCATCGCGTTGATCTCGCGTGCCGAGCTCACGTCCGCCGCCGACTATCGTCACGTTCTCGACGTGAACCTGGTCGCGCCCTTCCTGCTCGCAAAGGCATTTGGTGCGCGCATGCTCGAGGCGGGCCACGGCAGCATTGTGAACGTGGCGTCGGTGGCGGGGCTGGTCGGCGTCGCCGAACGAGCCGCCTACAACGCCTCGAAGCACGGACTGATCGGACTGACGCGCACGCTCGCCGCTGAGTGGGGCGGGCGCGGCGTTCGTGTGAACGCCGTGTGCCCGGGTTGGGTCAAGACCGAGATGGACGTGGCCTCCCAGTCCGAGGGCCACTACTCGGACGCCGACATCACCGGCCGCGTGCCGATGGGCCGCTTCGCTGCGCCCGAAGATGTGGCGCAGGCGATCCTGTTCCTCGCCGATCAGACGAAGAGCCGCTTCATCAACGGCGCCGTACTCCCGGTCGATGGCGGCTGGACCGCGGACGGCGGTTGGGAATCGCTGCGTCGCAGTCACCAGAGTCCTGCGCCGCCTGCACGGTGAACGGACCCGCGCGAAGCTGAGCGACTGATCGCAGCGGCCGTGCCCGCTTCCTGTCAGCCCCGCCGCGCCGCCTCGATGGTGGCGACGTCGATCTTCGTCATCGGCATCATCGCCTCGAACGCACGCTTGGCTTCGAGGCCACCCGCCGCCAGCGCATCGATGAGCACGCGAGGCGTGATCTGCCAATTGAGACCCCAGCGGTCCTTGCACCAACCGCACGCACTCTCCTGGCCCCCATTGCCGACGATCGCGTTCCAGTAGCGGTCCGTCTCTTCCTGATTGTCGGTCGCGATCTGGAAGGAGAAGGCCTCGCTGTGCTTGAACGCCGGGCCGCCGTTGAGTCCGAGACAGGGAATGCCCAGAACGGTGAACTCCACCGTCAGTTCATCGCCCTCTCTGCCGCCCGGGTAATCACTCGGCGCCTTGTGCACGGCGTTCACCCTGGAATCCGGAAAGGTGGCCGCGTAGAAGCGCGCCGCTTCATGCGCGTCGTGGTCGAACCACAGGCAGATCGTGTTCTTTGGCGTCATGTTCGTGTGCTCCTCAGTTGCGGCGTAACTCCGTACTGCCGAGAACGCCCTCTTTACGATTTCGGTTCCTCGACCGGGGACACCGTATGGGCATCGCGGGCCAGGAGCCAGCGGCCGTCGGGCTGTTTGCGGTACACCGTCAATCGATGACCGGCGAGCTGCGTCGCTTCCCCGCCGGCGCGCGGGGTCACCGACAACGCGTCGCGGCTCCGCGTGTACGCGACTTCACCGACGACGACGACCTCTTCCAACTCGCTGCTGCAGCTGATGTGAAACTCCCGGTGCCCGGCCGTGAAGTTGGCGGAGAGTCCATCCTGGCCGGACGGCGCTTGGCCCGGATTGATGAACACGACATCGTCCGCCATCAACGAATGCAAGCGAATCAGATCGCCGGCATTGACGGCAGTGATCCAGGTCGAGTGAACCTCTCTTATTTCTCGTTCATCGGGCCCCATCGGGTGCCTCCGCTTGCCAGTGTTGCGTCGTGGCACGATCCGGTATTGGCAGACTTCAGGCGCTCACCCATGAGACCGGACGTCCAGCGCGCCTGCCTGCG contains:
- a CDS encoding SDR family oxidoreductase — encoded protein: MSTPRSAVITGAAQGIGRTTAEAFARAGWRVALIDLREPQATLESLHSLGAETFARAGDITDERVVDAFARETHERFGGAEALVNNAGIALISRAELTSAADYRHVLDVNLVAPFLLAKAFGARMLEAGHGSIVNVASVAGLVGVAERAAYNASKHGLIGLTRTLAAEWGGRGVRVNAVCPGWVKTEMDVASQSEGHYSDADITGRVPMGRFAAPEDVAQAILFLADQTKSRFINGAVLPVDGGWTADGGWESLRRSHQSPAPPAR
- a CDS encoding SgcJ/EcaC family oxidoreductase; translated protein: MGPDEREIREVHSTWITAVNAGDLIRLHSLMADDVVFINPGQAPSGQDGLSANFTAGHREFHISCSSELEEVVVVGEVAYTRSRDALSVTPRAGGEATQLAGHRLTVYRKQPDGRWLLARDAHTVSPVEEPKS
- a CDS encoding VOC family protein, with protein sequence MTPKNTICLWFDHDAHEAARFYAATFPDSRVNAVHKAPSDYPGGREGDELTVEFTVLGIPCLGLNGGPAFKHSEAFSFQIATDNQEETDRYWNAIVGNGGQESACGWCKDRWGLNWQITPRVLIDALAAGGLEAKRAFEAMMPMTKIDVATIEAARRG
- a CDS encoding plasmid pRiA4b ORF-3 family protein, which encodes MAAVMRICELKVTLRDIDPPIWRRIRVRSSVTLAELHDTLQRAMGWSDSHLHQFVANGRRFGRVDPEFPKVENENKVSIGELLSEPGDRLEYEYDFGDCWRHEVVLEQVLGSERDAFYPRLTDGARACPPEDCGGAAGYEHLLTALAHPMHPEHRELTEWVGGAFDAEAFDLVERNRALQSASRQTRR